The Cohaesibacter intestini genome segment GACAGTTCTATGGTGCCGCCCGTCATTTGGCCTGCCCCAATATTCTCAATGATCCATTGACGGGCCCCATTGGCAATCGGCACAGGCCAGATTGCCCCCAGCAGATCATAGGGCATTGCGGACGCGACAAACGTCATGGTCGCCGTCAATTCTCCATTGACCCATGCCATTGAGCCTGATCCCTGAACGCTGCCCTCATCGGCGATGGCAGCAAAGCGTTCAATGGTCGAAACACCGCTCTCACGGCCTACTTTCATGTTCAGGATCAGTTGCTTGAGAAACTTGGCCGGATTTGGATTGTCCCGCGCGGCGAGCTTGATATCTGCACCTTCAAGTGCAATGCGAATGTCGCCATCCTGCGTTTCCGGCCAGACGGCCACACCACGAAACTCACCACCGGTTTCGCCAAACAACACCTTGCCACGCTCAAGCTTCATCGCCCGGATACCCGGGTCCCAGTCCAGCCGAAAACTGGCCTCATCAAGATAGGTGCTGTCCTCGGCATCAAATTCCAGCTGCCCGGCCCCCACATCCAGTGCCGTGCGCATGTCAACCAGCTCGCCCTTCAGATCAAAGTCGAAACGAGCCGCTCCATACAAGGAAGCCGCAAACTGGAAATTCTGGCTCTTGTCGGCAAAGCGTGGCGCCAAGTCGGCCAGAGAGAGATCGGCGAAACGCAGCTCGATCGAGCGCCCCTCTTCACCCTTCTGGTCTTCCTCAAGCGGATATTCAGCCATCGCAAAGGCGATCCGGCCATTGTGGCCGTCCGCGGCAAAATCGATGCGCCAGAGATCATCCTCCGCACCGGTCGGATTGTAGGACAGAGCGACATTGTGAAAACTGCGGCTGCTTCCTTCGATCTCGTCTTCCAACGCAATCTCGGTATTACGGATCAGGATACGAGGCGGCCGCTTGGTCAAATCCGGATCGGTCAGCGGCTTGATGGCGCGACGCATCGAATAGGCGAGAGAAACGAATTCCGGCTCATCAGGGTCGTAGAAAATCGCCTGCGATCGGACCGGCGGACCAAATACTTCTTCATCGGCCCCGGGATCCTGCCCGGCAATCAAAATGCGGCCATTTTCATCCCGTCGCACATGCGCCATCATTTCCGGAATATAGATTTCAGTGGGACGAAGTTTCGACGAAATCAGATCAAGCAGGCCAACCACAAGATCAATCCGTGGTGCAGACAACAGCGTCTTGTCCGGATCCTTGAGCGAAATGCCGGAAAGGCGCAACGCCAGACCGCCCTGATCCGCAAAACTCACCAGAGCATCCTCGATTTCGAGGCTCTGTCCTTCAGGCAAAGCCCCTTCGGCCAAGGCCTCAATCTGGTTGAGAAAGCCACTAACGGAAACAGGCGCAATCGACAATCGGACCAAGACCAACCCGACCAGCAAAACCACAAGAACCAATAGCCCAGACAGTCCCCAGAGGGTCTTCCGCAACCAACTGGATGACCTTACGGCAACCGGAAGGGTCTCATCGCTTGCACTCACAGCACCCGAAACCGGTTCGTCTGGTAAAGTCTCTCGCTGTTGCTCTGGGCCCGCGTTATCGGTCAAGATTCTTGTGTCTCCATCTTCGCTTAGCCGGCAAGACGACCGAAATGTGCTCACGTCCCGCTCTATTCCTGTTAGGCCAGATTCGGGGCACTCACAAGAGCTTTGTCCCCATCATCGCAGCAAAGAGAGCAACAAGGTCATCTTGCCCCGCTTTTCGCTCCGAACAAACAGCGCTGATGCAGGTCCAGCAACCAAACCACTTCGTAAATGAGAAAACGAAACAGCGAAGGGACAAGACATTCGACAGACAAGGCAATAAAACTGTACCAATCCAATGCCACATGAAAGAGTCGAAAGGATGGCCAGATGAGCGATCAGACAGCAATGCTTCAGGAAGGGGCACCCGCTCCCGATTTCACCCTGCCCGTCAATGGCGGCAACACGATCACATTGAGCACCATGAAAGGCCAGCCGGTCATCGTCTATTTCTACCCCAAGGACAACACGCCAGGATGCACGACCGAAGCGCTGGATTTTACACAATTAGCAGATGATTTTGCAGCCCTTGGCGCCGGTATCATTGGCATCTCACCCGATAGTGTCAAGAAACACGAAAACTTCGTCGCCAAGCATGACCTGAAAGTCACCCTCGCCGCCGATACGGAAAAAGAGGTCTGCGAAGGCTATGGAGTCTGGGTGGAAAAGAAAATGTATGGCAAGACCTATATGGGCGTCGAACGCTCCACCTTCCTGATCGATGCAGATGGCAAGCTGGCCAGAATCTGGCCAAAAGTCAAAGTGAAGGGTCACGCAGCCGAAGTGCTCGAAGCCACCAAGGCACTGAAGGCATAACCTGCAAGGCAGCGCCTGCCCTGAAAAGCAGGCGCGGCAGCAGCTCTGGCGACCAAATGCAAATGCTGTAATTGCATATATTTAGCAATGCCGACGCTTTTCACATTAACCATTTGGAAAGCGCTAACACACGGTTTCTAAACGAAATTGGCTCTTTCAACCAACCGCTGAAATCACGATCAGTAACGAAAAATTAACCATACTCGCAGCTTAATGGGAGAGGCTGTCTGGCTGACTATCGAGCCAAATAACGAGTATGGATGCAAATGCTTTCCCAGAGTAACCGTCGCGAATTCGGTAGACGCACCGAACCACACCGGATCATCATCGCCCATGGTGATGTCGTGCAGGATTTCACGATCCGTCCGTGGATTGTGACGAGCGTAATCATCGTTGGCCTCATTTTCAGCTGCCTTTATCTCTCTGCCACCGCCTATCTCGTATTTCGTGATGAAATCATTAGCTTTTCCCGTTCCGAACAGGCACTGGCGCAGAATGCCTATGAAGATCGCATTGCCCATCTTCGCGCCCAGCTGGACCGGGTCGCCAGCCGTCAGATGATCGATCAGCAGGTGATGGAAACCCATGTCCAGAACCTGATGCGCAAACAGGCGGACTTCGAAGCCTATTCCTCGGTGCTTGAGCCAATTCTCAACAAAGCACGCAAGGCAGGCATGACGATTCGTTCTGACTTGAAGGTTCCCCTTCCCAAAACCGCCCCATGGCGCGCCAAGAACAAAGACAAGCAGGCAACGGCACCAGCCCAGAGCGCTGAAATGCCGACAAAAGTGGCTACAGCATCCGCTGTCGATGTCGGTTTTGATGTCGGTTTTGATTCCCGAGAAAACATATCCAACCGCTTTCGCGAACTGGCCAAATTGGGTTTTCGATCCTCCCAGAGCTTGGCAAAGGACATGACGCCGACCGGCAGCATCCAGGTGGCTGATACAGCGCCCCTCGGGTTGAAGCCGACTTCGATCATCGATACGCTGGAAGTGAAGGAAGACAACACCACCATCGTCAAGTTGGCAGACGCAGCCAGCCGTTTGGAAACCGAGATGCTCGACAGTCAGGCCATCCTGCACAATCTGCTCAATGACATTCGCAAAAAGACCGCCAGCGTCGAACAGCGCATTGCCAAGCTTGGCGTGAAGATCGAAAAATCCGAGCAACTGGCGGTCGGTGGACCTTATGTCCCGATCACCGCAGAACTTGATCATGACGAACTGGCGGAAAAAGCCGAACAGGTGACACTGGCACTCGACCATTTCATGCAACTCAAGCGCAATGTCAGCAGGCTTCCCATCTCCCATCCATTGCCCACGGCACGCCTGTCAAGCCGCTTTGGCGTTCGCAAGGATCCGTTCCTGAATCGCATGTCGATGCATTCCGGTGTCGATTTGGCGGAACGGTATGGCACATCCATTCGCGCCTCCGGCAGCGGTGTCGTAACCCGGTCCGGTCGCATTTCCGGTTATGGTATCATGGTTGAAGTGGATCATGGCGGCGGCGTCATCAGCCGCTATGCCCATATGAGCAAGGCATTGGCGAAGAAGGGCGAAAAGGTCAACAAGGGCACTATTCTGGGCAAGGTCGGTTCCTCGGGCCGATCAACCGGGCCGCACTTGCACTTTGAGACCCGCGTCCACGGCAAGGCTGTTGATCCTTACGCCTTCCTGTCTGCAGGAAAAGAGCTTCGGCACCTGATTTGATCCGACGCGTCTTTGAAATAACAGCAGCGAAATGCAGGCACAAAAAAGCCCGGTCGAAACCGGGCTTTTCTTTTGTCGATCAATCAGATCAGACAATGTCTTCGATTGGCGTTTCGTCGCCATCGCCATAAGCGCGCTGAGCAAGCGCCGCTTCCATATAAGGTGTCAAGGCACCATCAAGCACATCCCCCGGACTGGTGCTTTCCACCCCGGTACGCAAATCCTTGACCAGTTGGTAGGGCTGCAAGACATACGACCGGATCTGATGACCCCAGCCAATATCAGTCTTGCTGGCCGCCTCCGCATTGGCCTTGTCTTCGCGGATCTGCAACTCGCGCTCATACAAACGCGCCTTGAGCATGTCCCAAGCCTGCGCCCGGTTTTTGTGCTGGGAGCGCTGGTTCTGACATTGCACCACAATGCCCGTCGGCTGGTGCGTGATACGAACCGCAGAGTCGGTCGTATTGACGTGCTGACCACCCGCCCCGGAGGCGCGGTAGGTATCAATGCGGCAATCGCTCTCATTGATCTCGATATCGATGGAATCATCGATCACCGGATAGACCCAGATCGAGGAGAATGAGGTATGGCGACGCGCCTGACTATCAAAGGGCGAAATGCGCACCAGACGATGCACGCCACTCTCCGTTTTGGCCCAGCCATAGGCATTCTCGCCCTTGACCATAATGGTCGCAGCCTTGATGCCCGCTTCCTCGCCCGGCGTCACTTCCATGACCTCGACCTTGAAGCCCGCCTTCTCGGCCCAGCGCGTATACATGCGCAGCAGCATGGACGCCCAGTCCTGACTCTCCGTACCACCGGCACCCGAATGCACCTCGATATAGCAATCATTGCTATCGGCCTCACCGGACAACAGGGTTTCGATCTGCTGACGCGTGATCTCGGAAAGCAATCCCTGCAAGGTCGCCTCGGCGTCCGCAACGATATCGGCATCCTCTTCCATCTCACCCATTTCGATGAGTTCGATCGAGTCTTCCAGATCCTGCGTGGCACGATTGAAACCATTGATCGCCGATTCCAGCTTCTGGCGCTCCTGCATCAGCTTCTGGGCTTCCTGCGGATCGTTCCACAAGGTTGGATCTTCGGCGAGATTATTCAACTCTAAAAGGCGTTTCTGGGCTGTATCCCAGTCAAAGATGCCTCCTCAGCAGAGCAAGACCCTGCTTGATTTCGTCGACCACATTTTGAATTTCTGCGCGCATTGTCTTTTCGCTTTGCTTTCAAAAAACCGGGAGGAAGCATCCCTGCCCGGCAACCGTTCATGACAAAGCGGATGCCGCAAATACGCCATCCGCCTGACTGAAAGAAAATGATGGGTCTTAATACAGACCGCCCGTGCCTTGCGTCAAGGCCCGTTCGGCTTCCTGGGCGGAAACCGGGCGCCCCATATCCTCGGTGAAACCGATGATCGAATAGCTGTCAGGCGGCGCAGTGCCGGGCTTGAAGGCTTCCAGAATCACCCCTTCGCCACTGGCTGACTCCCGCAAGCCTGTGCGACGATCAATCGGAATGAGCTGCAACCCTTCCGGAACCGGGAAAGGCTTTTTCGGCTGATCAGCCAATGCCACCTTCATGAAGTCGGTAAAGATCGGGGCTGCCAATCCACCACCTGACGCCTTGCGTCCCATCGGCCGCGGCCGGTCATAGCCCACATAGACGCCAACCACCAGATCCGGCGAGTAGCCCACAAACCAGGCATCGCGCTCGTCGTTGGTGGTGCCGGTCTTGCCAGCAATCGGCTTGCCTACCTTACGCACAACCGGCGCAGTGCCGCGCAGCACGACCCCCTCCATCATGGAGGTGATCTGATAGGCGGTCATCGGATCGAGCACCTGTTCCCGATTGTCAACGACCTGAGGCTCATCCTGATAGGCCCAGCTCTGAACATTGCATTGTTCACAAATCCGCTGGTCATGTTTGTAGATGGTCTTGCCATAGCGATCCTGCACCCGGTCGACAAATGTCGGCGTAATCCGTCGCCCGCCATTGGCCAGCATGGAATAGGCCGTTGCCATCCGCAGCACGGTCGTCTCACCGGCCCCCAGAGCCATGGAAAGCACAGGCATCAGATTGTCATAGATGCCGAACCGTTGTGCATATTCCGCCACCAGAGGCATGCCCATATCCTGCGCCAGACGCACGGTCATCACGTTACGTGACCGCTCAATGCCAAGGCGCAGGGTAGATGGACCATAGAATTTGCCACCATAGTTTTGGGGTCGCCAGATGCCCTGACCACCACCCTGCTGGATTTCGATCGGCGCATCCATGACCACACTGGACGGCGTATAGCCGTTGTCCAGTGCCGTTGCATAGACAAACGGCTTGAAGGAAGAGCCGGGCTGACGGTAGGCCTGCGTGGCCCTGTTAAACTGGCTCTGGGCAAAGGAAAAGCCGCCAGCCATGGCAAGCACACGCCCCGTATAGGGATCCATGGCGATCAGCGCACCAGAGACTTCTGGCACCTGCTGAAGGTCATATTTGCTCCCCTCGCCCTTGCTGCTGACATAGACCACATCGCCGGGCTGAAACACATCGGACACCGCTTTGACAGCTTTGCCCTTGCGATCACCACTTTCCCATTTGGCCCATTTGAGGTCGGAAACCGAAATCACACCGGTCGTCCGCTCCGCAGACAATTTACCCGTCTCGTCAATTTCGGGCCGCAAGCCAACGCTCGCTTCCTTGCCCTCTGCCGACAGGATGACAGCCAATTGCCATTCCGGCACATCACTCAGCGGCTCAACCTTGGCAAGCTTGCGTCCCCAATCGCCAGAAGGATCGATGGTCGTCACCGGCCCGCGCCACCCCTTGGTGTGGTCAAATGCAACGAGGCCATCGCTCAGGGCTTTGCGGGCTTCCTGTTGCAGCCCGACATTCAGCGAGGTCCGCACAGACAGGCCACCATTATAGAGTTTGTCTTCACCAAATTCTTCACCGATCCAACGGCGCACCTCTTCGGCAAAATAGTCCGCGGCGAAGATGTGCGCACCGCGCGAACGCATCTTCACTTCCAGATCCATGGCCTTGGCCTGATTGGCCTCCTCGACCGTCACATAGCCATTATTGACCATCTGATCGATCACCCAGTTGCGCCGCTCGATGGCCTTATCGGTTCGACGGATCGGGTGATAATTGTTCGGCGCTTTCGGCAAAGCAGCCAGATAACCGATTTCTGCCAGATTGAGCTCATGCACCGACTTGTCAAAATAGTGCAGAGCCGCTGAGCCAATCCCGTAGGAGCCGATACCAAGAAAAATCTCGTTCAAATAGAGTTCAAGGATCTCATCCTTGCTGAAGGCCTGTTCGATACGCATCGACAACAGGGCTTCCTTGATCTTGCGCTCATAAGACTGCTCGGAGGTAAGAAGAAAGTTCTTTGCGACCTGCTGGGTAATCGTCGAAGCACCAACCAGACGGCGGTTCTGCCCATAATTTCGGATGTTGGTCAACACGGCGCGACCAATGCCGAAATAATCGATACCCGCATGATCATAGAAATTCTTGTCCTCGGCGGACAGGAAGGCCTGTTTCACACGATCCGGAATAGCCTGAATCGGCAGGAACAGGCGACGCTGGCGGGCATATTCTGCCATCAGCTCACCATTGCCTGCATGAATGCGTGTCATCACGGGCGGCTCATAATTCCTCAGCGCCGTAAAGTCCGGCAGCCCCTGCATCATGGAGTTGAGGAAAATATAGACAGCCATCGCCGCTACGATGAACAGAACGGAACCTGCGGCAAAAAGAAAGCCGAAGAATCGCCAAATTATCATATCTGTCCCTATTGCTTCTGTTGGCCCGCCCTGTCGCTCACCCTGTCGCCCAGGCAGGTTGCCCGTCGATCACCCAACGGCAGCCCCTTGCATGGTGCGCTCAGCGATCCGCGCAATGCTCCAAGAATCGTCGCGCGAGCAAATCGCATACCACACCGCTAAGGCAAAGACTTATTCTGCCCGATTTCAATTTGCAACACTCACATGACATTGGGGCAGCAAAAGGGCTGACCTGTTGCGCGTTTGCTGCATCCAGAATGAGTCAGGAATTTGTCACGACAATTGCAACACGGCAGATTGTTGCCGATCAGCCAGAACTTTTGGTGAAAAGTCCACTGCTATGGGTGGAACGGCGGGCAAAGAACATCTCGATCGACTTGCTGATCGATTGGATGGCCTTCTTCTGCCATGTCTTGGAGGTCAGAGCCGACTGATCCTCCTTGTTTGACAAATAGCCAAGCTCCAACAGGACGCTCGGAATGTCAGGTGCCTTCAACACCTTGAACCCGGCTGACCGTTGCGGACGCTTGGCGAGTCGAATGCTGGATTCCAGCGCTCCGACAAGGGTGCGGGAATAAAGAGAAGAATGATTGGAGGTCTCGCGCCGCGTCAAATCAATCAGAATATCCGCGACCACATCATCCTTTTCTTCCATCTCAAGACCGGCGAGCAAATCCGAGCGATTCTCTCGATGCGCCAGATCAGCAGCAATTGCGTCAGACGCCTTGTCGGACAAGGTGTAGACAGTAGCCCCTCGAACATAGCTTTGCCTCACAGTATCCGCATGTATTGAGACGAACAGATCTGCATGGCGAGCCCGGGCAAAGGCCACCCGCTTGGACAAAGAAATGAATGTGTCCGTTTCACGGGTCATCGCCACCCGGAACCGCCCATCGGCCAGCAAATTTTCGCGCAACGCAAGAGCAAAGGCCAACACCAGCTTGCTCTCGACATGCCCCTTGGGCGAAACAGCGCCAGTATCGATGCCGCCATGCCCCGGATCG includes the following:
- a CDS encoding M23 family metallopeptidase, whose protein sequence is MLSQSNRREFGRRTEPHRIIIAHGDVVQDFTIRPWIVTSVIIVGLIFSCLYLSATAYLVFRDEIISFSRSEQALAQNAYEDRIAHLRAQLDRVASRQMIDQQVMETHVQNLMRKQADFEAYSSVLEPILNKARKAGMTIRSDLKVPLPKTAPWRAKNKDKQATAPAQSAEMPTKVATASAVDVGFDVGFDSRENISNRFRELAKLGFRSSQSLAKDMTPTGSIQVADTAPLGLKPTSIIDTLEVKEDNTTIVKLADAASRLETEMLDSQAILHNLLNDIRKKTASVEQRIAKLGVKIEKSEQLAVGGPYVPITAELDHDELAEKAEQVTLALDHFMQLKRNVSRLPISHPLPTARLSSRFGVRKDPFLNRMSMHSGVDLAERYGTSIRASGSGVVTRSGRISGYGIMVEVDHGGGVISRYAHMSKALAKKGEKVNKGTILGKVGSSGRSTGPHLHFETRVHGKAVDPYAFLSAGKELRHLI
- the bcp gene encoding thioredoxin-dependent thiol peroxidase, which gives rise to MSDQTAMLQEGAPAPDFTLPVNGGNTITLSTMKGQPVIVYFYPKDNTPGCTTEALDFTQLADDFAALGAGIIGISPDSVKKHENFVAKHDLKVTLAADTEKEVCEGYGVWVEKKMYGKTYMGVERSTFLIDADGKLARIWPKVKVKGHAAEVLEATKALKA
- a CDS encoding N-acetylmuramoyl-L-alanine amidase; protein product: MILSNLSRHMRHCLVVCLFVTLTLAGLGVVGLQAATKAPAAKVESDSGAVVVQAVRTSGDGKTAKFVLDVSRPVSFSVFALAEPYRLVIDLPDLDFEMAHSMAQVERGMVRNFRFGNFGDQRSRIVLDLNGPAKVMKAYSLPAVDDNEARLVIELSRVDEREFSEQSLRDVIRVEVEGAEAAKVATLSAHPLAKDRKDADPRPLVVLDPGHGGIDTGAVSPKGHVESKLVLAFALALRENLLADGRFRVAMTRETDTFISLSKRVAFARARHADLFVSIHADTVRQSYVRGATVYTLSDKASDAIAADLAHRENRSDLLAGLEMEEKDDVVADILIDLTRRETSNHSSLYSRTLVGALESSIRLAKRPQRSAGFKVLKAPDIPSVLLELGYLSNKEDQSALTSKTWQKKAIQSISKSIEMFFARRSTHSSGLFTKSSG
- a CDS encoding penicillin-binding protein 1A, which codes for MWRFFGFLFAAGSVLFIVAAMAVYIFLNSMMQGLPDFTALRNYEPPVMTRIHAGNGELMAEYARQRRLFLPIQAIPDRVKQAFLSAEDKNFYDHAGIDYFGIGRAVLTNIRNYGQNRRLVGASTITQQVAKNFLLTSEQSYERKIKEALLSMRIEQAFSKDEILELYLNEIFLGIGSYGIGSAALHYFDKSVHELNLAEIGYLAALPKAPNNYHPIRRTDKAIERRNWVIDQMVNNGYVTVEEANQAKAMDLEVKMRSRGAHIFAADYFAEEVRRWIGEEFGEDKLYNGGLSVRTSLNVGLQQEARKALSDGLVAFDHTKGWRGPVTTIDPSGDWGRKLAKVEPLSDVPEWQLAVILSAEGKEASVGLRPEIDETGKLSAERTTGVISVSDLKWAKWESGDRKGKAVKAVSDVFQPGDVVYVSSKGEGSKYDLQQVPEVSGALIAMDPYTGRVLAMAGGFSFAQSQFNRATQAYRQPGSSFKPFVYATALDNGYTPSSVVMDAPIEIQQGGGQGIWRPQNYGGKFYGPSTLRLGIERSRNVMTVRLAQDMGMPLVAEYAQRFGIYDNLMPVLSMALGAGETTVLRMATAYSMLANGGRRITPTFVDRVQDRYGKTIYKHDQRICEQCNVQSWAYQDEPQVVDNREQVLDPMTAYQITSMMEGVVLRGTAPVVRKVGKPIAGKTGTTNDERDAWFVGYSPDLVVGVYVGYDRPRPMGRKASGGGLAAPIFTDFMKVALADQPKKPFPVPEGLQLIPIDRRTGLRESASGEGVILEAFKPGTAPPDSYSIIGFTEDMGRPVSAQEAERALTQGTGGLY
- the prfB gene encoding peptide chain release factor 2 (programmed frameshift), whose amino-acid sequence is MRAEIQNVVDEIKQGLALLRRHLDWDTAQKRLLELNNLAEDPTLWNDPQEAQKLMQERQKLESAINGFNRATQDLEDSIELIEMGEMEEDADIVADAEATLQGLLSEITRQQIETLLSGEADSNDCYIEVHSGAGGTESQDWASMLLRMYTRWAEKAGFKVEVMEVTPGEEAGIKAATIMVKGENAYGWAKTESGVHRLVRISPFDSQARRHTSFSSIWVYPVIDDSIDIEINESDCRIDTYRASGAGGQHVNTTDSAVRITHQPTGIVVQCQNQRSQHKNRAQAWDMLKARLYERELQIREDKANAEAASKTDIGWGHQIRSYVLQPYQLVKDLRTGVESTSPGDVLDGALTPYMEAALAQRAYGDGDETPIEDIV